One segment of Carya illinoinensis cultivar Pawnee chromosome 1, C.illinoinensisPawnee_v1, whole genome shotgun sequence DNA contains the following:
- the LOC122292456 gene encoding BTB/POZ domain-containing protein At3g56230 isoform X2 — protein MMINSELIVNQIPTLGHVARWMSDKKAMENAIKEELSFLRAGFFTALRDQIHTDIQLKPANNGLSIPAHRAILATRSQIFKNMLDSDVCKAPPMDAITLPELSYEELECLLEFLYIGSLPTEKVNKHVNSLSLAADKYEIPYLSKFCERHMLGSLSSSNALDVLEISDVCSYISLKETALKFIVNNMDEIAFSARFEEFAIKNPHLCVQITRASLMGAKKV, from the exons ATGATGATCAATTCGGAACTGATTGTCAACCAAATTCCT ACACTCGGACATGTTGCACGATGGATGTCGGATAAGAAGGCCATGGAAAATGCGATAAAAGAGGAGCTAAGTTTTCTTAGGGCGGGCTTCTTCACTGCTCTTAGAGATCAAATTCACACCGATATTCAACTCAAGCCTGCCAATAATGGGCTTTCCATACCCGCTCATAGAGCCATACtg GCAACAAGATCGCAAATCTTTAAGAACATGCTAGACTCGGATGTATGCAAAGCCCCACCAATGGACGCCATAACATTGCCCGAGTTGAGCTATGAAGAGCTAGAGTGCCTTCTGGAGTTCCTCTATATTGGGAGCTTGCCCACCGAGAAAGTCAACAAGCATGTCAACTCATTGTCACTAGCAGCCGACAAGTACGAAATCCCatacttatccaagttttgtgagCGTCACATGCTTGGGTCTTTGAGTTCATCCAATGCTCTTGATGTTTTAGAGATCTCAGATGTTTGTTCCTACATATCTCTGAAGGAGACAGCTTTGAAATTCATCGTCAACAACATGGACGAGATAGCCTTCTCGGCTAGATTTGAAGAATTTGCAATCAAGAACCCACATCTCTGTGTACAGATAACAAGGGCTTCGTTGATGGGAGCCAAAAAAGTTTGA
- the LOC122292456 gene encoding BTB/POZ domain-containing protein At3g56230 isoform X1, with product MDCSICTSMPVILRPPRNTICEACYEGARAIIDLVNNHLHSHDDQFGTDCQPNSCKTLGHVARWMSDKKAMENAIKEELSFLRAGFFTALRDQIHTDIQLKPANNGLSIPAHRAILATRSQIFKNMLDSDVCKAPPMDAITLPELSYEELECLLEFLYIGSLPTEKVNKHVNSLSLAADKYEIPYLSKFCERHMLGSLSSSNALDVLEISDVCSYISLKETALKFIVNNMDEIAFSARFEEFAIKNPHLCVQITRASLMGAKKV from the exons ATGGACTGCTCTATATGTACATCAATGCCCGTTATATTAAGGCCTCCGAGGAATACGATATGCGAGGCTTGCTATGAGGGAGCTAGGGCCATAATCGACCTGGTCAACAACCACCTTCATAGTCATGATGATCAATTCGGAACTGATTGTCAACCAAATTCCTGTAAG ACACTCGGACATGTTGCACGATGGATGTCGGATAAGAAGGCCATGGAAAATGCGATAAAAGAGGAGCTAAGTTTTCTTAGGGCGGGCTTCTTCACTGCTCTTAGAGATCAAATTCACACCGATATTCAACTCAAGCCTGCCAATAATGGGCTTTCCATACCCGCTCATAGAGCCATACtg GCAACAAGATCGCAAATCTTTAAGAACATGCTAGACTCGGATGTATGCAAAGCCCCACCAATGGACGCCATAACATTGCCCGAGTTGAGCTATGAAGAGCTAGAGTGCCTTCTGGAGTTCCTCTATATTGGGAGCTTGCCCACCGAGAAAGTCAACAAGCATGTCAACTCATTGTCACTAGCAGCCGACAAGTACGAAATCCCatacttatccaagttttgtgagCGTCACATGCTTGGGTCTTTGAGTTCATCCAATGCTCTTGATGTTTTAGAGATCTCAGATGTTTGTTCCTACATATCTCTGAAGGAGACAGCTTTGAAATTCATCGTCAACAACATGGACGAGATAGCCTTCTCGGCTAGATTTGAAGAATTTGCAATCAAGAACCCACATCTCTGTGTACAGATAACAAGGGCTTCGTTGATGGGAGCCAAAAAAGTTTGA